The Montipora capricornis isolate CH-2021 chromosome 6, ASM3666992v2, whole genome shotgun sequence genome has a window encoding:
- the LOC138051820 gene encoding ski oncogene-like, whose amino-acid sequence MERRKFSRSDNPLIDEILQKYRDCSTESMTGPKGLTANRATAKKPWSSTDDFAKHSYVSSSDHARAAINKTFTVRIPPPKGQDSFTFKETIIDGVPLACFSSGGEKRVCYTELVNKVLKDFENKEIDANRDRLQICCPRCSSQQLELFKLAGVLPWSSASASFISKTDSFRLIGVLTASEVPRRSSRIFPVDSLEVYHECFGGCVGTLEIDKYTDPYAKCITCSHCDGIFSPRRFVIHNHSSGEIHTCHWGFDDAKWRLYLMLCNEQPTLHVQKLWEMLLNKFSDGQRCKRASPASDHDADGNERDSGASTPKKARVDDSQEQRESDNDVGNGNSSGNSSNGDIMCRRSAFRPWSPLHGRIKANETSTSTQGLLATSSPARLFSPHTIPYLASDSPYNPPPHPSSFHRAGFHGEIRKPVPKVEPTPASSANVSHTVSEILATPSTKDPRSLEKTAKEMLEVVAQNERWTGYDTGNKRSPPRRNLSEEKEDNDSALLEEEIYGKLASLTSKRDYDKMPSPRELSSLLAKEIKDLFSKHAEDKVKELAEMKNKLRSELESLQREHTKKMEEALQELKSVQKEARMLQTSHRLEMETLNEKNIKLQLEIKRYKAEKEGILPMNSKETLTVLQQDVRDLSKKLEEKDIYCRELENEIQGFHSWINSQRLRNTNSQFVYAVNSGLRRDPESVIRTGNIANGNLYERKVTVSKSNGSTHSESSGDE is encoded by the coding sequence ATGGAGCGGCGTAAATTCTCGCGTTCAGACAACCCCCTCATAGACGAGATCCTTCAAAAATACCGCGATTGTTCAACAGAGTCCATGACGGGGCCTAAAGGCTTGACCGCGAATCGAGCTACCGCAAAGAAACCGTGGAGTTCTACAGACGACTTTGCCAAACACAGCTATGTTTCGTCTAGCGATCATGCTCGAGCTGCGATAAACAAGACATTTACAGTGAGAATACCACCACCGAAGGGACAAGATAGTTTCACATTCAAGGAGACTATCATCGACGGTGTTCCTTTGGCCTGCTTCAGCTCGGGCGGAGAGAAGCGAGTTTGTTACACCGAACTTGTGAACAAAGTCCTAAAGGATTTTGAGAATAAGGAGATAGACGCAAACCGCGATCGCCTTCAAATTTGCTGTCCCCGCTGCTCGTCGCAACAATTAGAACTCTTTAAGCTAGCTGGCGTTTTACCTTGGTCGTCAGCCTCGGCCAGTTTCATCTCCAAGACGGATTCTTTTCGTTTGATCGGTGTCTTGACCGCGAGTGAGGTCCCCCGGAGATCGAGTCGTATTTTTCCCGTAGACAGTTTGGAAGTGTACCATGAATGTTTTGGCGGATGTGTCGGCACCTTAGAAATCGACAAGTATACTGATCCGTACGCAAAATGTATAACCTGCTCTCATTGCGATGGAATATTTTCGCCGCGCAGATTCGTGATTCACAATCACTCCTCCGGTGAAATTCATACCTGTCACTGGGGCTTCGACGATGCGAAATGGAGGCTTTATTTGATGCTTTGCAACGAGCAACCTACTTTGCACGTGCAGAAACTTTGGGAAATGCTGTTAAATAAATTCTCAGACGGACAGCGGTGCAAACGAGCTTCGCCGGCAAGCGATCATGACGCAGACGGGAACGAGCGCGACAGTGGCGCGAGCACTCCAAAAAAAGCACGCGTGGACGACTCGCAAGAGCAACGCGAGAGTGACAACGATGTGGGAAACGGGAATAGCAGCGGTAACAGTTCTAATGGGGATATTATGTGTCGGAGGTCTGCGTTCCGGCCTTGGTCGCCTCTGCATGGACGTATTAAGGCTAATGAAACCTCAACATCGACTCAAGGTTTGTTAGCTACAAGTTCTCCTGCGAGACTGTTTTCTCCTCACACTATCCCGTATCTCGCGAGCGATAGCCCTTACAACCCACCCCCTCACCCTTCGTCTTTTCACCGCGCTGGTTTTCATGGGGAAATCAGAAAACCAGTGCCAAAAGTGGAGCCCACGCCAGCGAGCTCCGCCAATGTGTCTCACACAGTCAGTGAAATTCTGGCAACGCCGTCCACTAAAGATCCCAGATCGCTTGAAAAAACGGCTAAAGAAATGCTAGAAGTTGTTGCACAGAACGAAAGATGGACCGGCTACGATACCGGTAACAAACGAAGTCCTCCTAGAAGAAACCTGAGCGAGGAAAAAGAAGACAACGACAGCGCACTTCTGGAGGAGGAGATTTACGGCAAACTGGCCAGCTTAACAAGCAAGAGAGATTACGATAAGATGCCCTCGCCCAGGGAATTGAGTAGCTTATTAGCTAAAGAAATCAAGGATTTGTTTAGCAAGCACGCGGAGGACAAAGTAAAAGAGCTGGCCGAAATGAAGAATAAATTGCGCTCGGAACTGGAATCATTACAGCGCGAGCACACCAAGAAAATGGAAGAAGCCTTGCAAGAACTCAAAAGTGTTCAAAAAGAAGCGAGAATGCTGCAAACGAGCCACAGGCTTGAAATGGAAACCTTAAACGAAAAGAATATCAAACTCCAACTCGAAATTAAGCGATATAAAGCCGAAAAGGAAGGTATTTTACCTATGAACTCTAAAGAAACCCTCACCGTCTTACAGCAAGATGTCAGAGACCTTTCAAAAAAGTTAgaagaaaaagatatttactgtagagaacttgaaaatgaaattcaagGGTTTCATTCTTGGATTAACAGTCAGAGATTACGTAATACGAACTCACAGTTTGTGTACGCAGTTAATAGTGGACTAAGACGTGATCCGGAATCGGTGATCAGAACGGGGAATATTGCAAATGGAAATTTATATGAACGCAAAGTTACTGTCAGCAAGTCCAATGGCTCGACTCACAGTGAAAGCTCGGGAGACGAATAA